The Acidianus manzaensis genome has a window encoding:
- a CDS encoding succinate dehydrogenase/fumarate reductase iron-sulfur subunit codes for MDNVSKVRFKIKRYKEGKSWWQNYEVEVDRFTSVVQVLRYIKENLDPTLSFRASCHMAVCGSCGMKIQGKPKLACKTLVLHEINKNNEITIEPLDMKVIKDLIVDMTDFYDKMEKIDPRIRPHEEVLKGNYEQRLKPEDQRELWQFAQCIWCGLCYSACPITRSNKNFLGPAALAKAYVFIADPRDTEKEKRIKVINSLDGIWDCRVAGSCSIVCPRNVDPSLAIQKLKAMVI; via the coding sequence ATGGATAATGTTTCAAAAGTGCGTTTCAAGATAAAAAGATATAAAGAAGGGAAAAGCTGGTGGCAAAATTATGAGGTAGAAGTTGACAGATTCACCAGCGTAGTTCAAGTTTTGCGATATATTAAAGAAAACCTTGATCCTACACTTTCTTTTAGAGCTTCATGTCATATGGCTGTTTGTGGAAGCTGTGGGATGAAAATACAAGGCAAGCCTAAACTGGCTTGTAAAACACTAGTTTTACATGAAATAAATAAAAATAATGAAATAACTATAGAACCATTAGATATGAAAGTTATAAAAGATCTTATCGTAGATATGACTGATTTTTATGATAAAATGGAAAAGATAGACCCTAGAATAAGACCTCATGAAGAGGTTTTAAAAGGAAATTACGAACAAAGACTAAAGCCAGAAGATCAAAGAGAGTTATGGCAGTTTGCCCAATGCATTTGGTGTGGTTTATGTTATTCTGCATGTCCTATAACGAGAAGTAATAAGAATTTTTTAGGTCCTGCAGCCTTAGCCAAAGCATATGTGTTTATTGCAGATCCTAGAGATACTGAAAAGGAAAAAAGAATTAAAGTTATAAATAGTTTGGATGGCATATGGGATTGTAGAGTAGCAGGCAGTTGTTCTATAGTATGTCCAAGAAACGTAGATCCATCGCTAGCAATTCAAAAATTAAAAGCAATGGTGATATGA
- a CDS encoding class I SAM-dependent methyltransferase: MSVEATNEELREVYENIPKSYDGANRYISFNQDVRWRANLVKTILKYCSSPLLILDVAGGKGELSYVFNKIYGKKTEIILSDYAVNMLKMAIIKDDKVLASFEALPFRDNAFDVVMSSFALHAANNVETVVKEMNRVSKKIVGIIAMGKPENRIKRIYLSIYLRFIMPYIPIFAGGKPKDYKYIYYIYRRLFTNNYYKNIFYKYLDVKVYEEKALNLFYFVVGFKKQKS; this comes from the coding sequence GTGTCAGTTGAGGCTACTAATGAGGAGCTAAGAGAGGTTTATGAGAATATACCTAAATCTTATGATGGAGCTAATAGATATATATCTTTTAATCAAGATGTGAGATGGAGAGCAAATTTAGTTAAAACTATTTTAAAATATTGTAGTTCTCCACTACTGATTTTAGATGTAGCTGGTGGAAAAGGTGAATTATCTTATGTGTTTAATAAAATATATGGCAAAAAGACTGAGATTATTTTAAGTGATTATGCAGTAAATATGTTAAAAATGGCTATAATTAAAGATGATAAAGTTTTAGCGTCTTTCGAAGCTTTACCTTTTAGAGATAACGCTTTTGATGTAGTAATGAGTAGTTTTGCTTTACACGCAGCGAACAATGTAGAAACTGTAGTAAAAGAAATGAATAGAGTGTCTAAAAAGATCGTAGGAATAATAGCTATGGGTAAGCCAGAAAATAGGATAAAAAGAATTTATCTAAGTATATACTTAAGATTTATAATGCCTTATATACCGATTTTTGCTGGTGGTAAGCCAAAAGATTACAAATATATTTATTATATCTATAGGAGACTGTTTACAAATAATTATTATAAAAACATATTTTACAAATATTTAGACGTTAAGGTTTATGAAGAGAAAGCGTTAAATCTCTTCTATTTCGTGGTAGGTTTTAAAAAACAAAAAAGTTAA
- a CDS encoding TQO small subunit DoxA domain-containing protein yields the protein MNEKVLVAILAMLIATGVTFGLYQINFQGFTHLTNYSKTPGYSLSGTRLYQNGTLFLQISRVDGPDTYGGFIVLVQILYPNGTIYYQWTGQQLGHIPTNDIKNEFSLHPSKAIKIGNYGVGIEIPLGQNSTIILQTHPLQPGNYIIRVWDADGQDSAYGMKFQIEVQVS from the coding sequence ATGAATGAAAAAGTATTAGTTGCAATTCTTGCAATGCTTATTGCTACTGGAGTCACTTTTGGACTTTATCAGATAAATTTTCAAGGATTTACTCATTTAACTAACTATTCTAAAACTCCAGGATATTCATTATCTGGTACTAGGCTCTATCAAAATGGTACATTATTCCTGCAAATTTCACGTGTAGATGGACCAGATACTTATGGAGGATTTATAGTTCTAGTTCAAATATTATATCCTAATGGGACAATATATTATCAATGGACTGGACAACAACTTGGTCACATACCGACAAATGACATAAAAAACGAATTCTCATTACATCCATCAAAAGCTATTAAGATAGGCAATTACGGAGTAGGAATTGAAATACCATTAGGTCAGAACTCTACAATAATATTGCAAACGCATCCTCTTCAGCCTGGAAATTATATAATCAGAGTATGGGATGCTGATGGTCAAGACTCAGCTTATGGTATGAAATTCCAAATAGAAGTTCAAGTATCTTAA